In the Flavobacterium pallidum genome, one interval contains:
- a CDS encoding SDR family oxidoreductase, protein MEQTFNFNNELSGKIALVTGGTKGAGRAIAERLLQAGATVVITARNAPGHENSNMHFIPADLSKPEGTQNVISEVLSTYGRLDILVNNLGSSTTPAGGCKALSDDDWESTLQANLLAPVRLDRGFLPQMIDRKDGVIIHIASIQGKLPLYDSTLPYAAAKAALRNYSKSLSNEVTPKGVRVLTVSPGWINTTASTEWLAEIARNANSTIEEAKKGVMDALGGIPYGRPAQPEEVAELVGFLVSPRANYLSGTEYVIDGGTVPTI, encoded by the coding sequence ATGGAACAAACATTTAATTTCAACAATGAGTTATCGGGCAAAATCGCCCTGGTAACAGGAGGTACAAAAGGAGCCGGAAGGGCAATTGCAGAAAGGCTGCTTCAGGCAGGCGCAACAGTGGTAATTACCGCACGCAACGCACCCGGGCATGAAAACAGCAACATGCATTTTATTCCCGCCGATCTCAGTAAGCCCGAAGGCACGCAAAATGTAATCAGTGAAGTGTTATCCACTTACGGCAGGCTTGACATCCTGGTAAACAACCTGGGTTCGTCAACAACGCCAGCTGGCGGCTGTAAAGCATTATCTGATGATGATTGGGAATCCACCCTACAGGCCAACCTGCTCGCTCCGGTTCGGCTTGATCGAGGATTTTTACCGCAGATGATAGACCGTAAAGACGGAGTCATCATCCACATCGCGTCCATTCAGGGCAAGCTCCCGCTGTACGATTCTACGCTGCCTTATGCCGCCGCCAAAGCAGCACTGAGAAATTACAGCAAAAGCTTATCGAATGAAGTGACTCCTAAAGGAGTCCGCGTCCTGACGGTGTCCCCGGGATGGATCAATACCACCGCATCAACAGAATGGCTGGCAGAGATTGCACGAAATGCCAACAGTACCATCGAGGAAGCAAAAAAAGGGGTCATGGATGCCTTGGGCGGAATACCGTACGGCAGGCCTGCCCAACCTGAAGAAGTAGCGGAATTAGTGGGATTCCTCGTCTCGCCAAGAGCCAATTACCTCTCCGGGACCGAGTATGTAATCGATGGCGGCACCGTACCAACAATCTAA
- a CDS encoding nuclear transport factor 2 family protein: protein MDLPQVIADLVNAQNSFDSVAYANCFSETAVVSDEGKTHSGRREIERWIAEANERYKSVMKPLEYTGNGSLAILSAEVSGTFPGSPLVLKFHFEIVDGKIKSLSVTD from the coding sequence ATGGATTTACCGCAAGTAATAGCCGACCTGGTCAACGCACAGAACAGCTTCGACAGTGTCGCTTATGCCAATTGTTTCTCTGAAACCGCAGTCGTGTCCGATGAAGGCAAAACACATAGCGGACGCCGCGAAATCGAAAGATGGATCGCTGAGGCAAACGAAAGATACAAATCAGTGATGAAACCCCTCGAATATACCGGGAATGGTAGTTTAGCTATTCTATCCGCCGAGGTTTCCGGTACATTTCCGGGAAGCCCCCTGGTCCTAAAATTCCATTTTGAGATCGTAGACGGGAAAATCAAATCTTTAAGTGTGACAGACTAA